One Stenotrophomonas maltophilia DNA window includes the following coding sequences:
- a CDS encoding radical SAM protein produces the protein METFQERLNKRLELTIMPTEKCNFRCVYCYEDFEIGRMRAPTIKGIKALVRRRVEEHGLKELRVEWFGGEPLLAKMVVLELSRAFHAHHSSGALDLLDCSMTTNGYELTPELFNELVGLGVNFFQISLDGDASAHDVTRRYASGAGTFQRIYENLLAMRESPLIFTVMLRVHIMPGNEGSLRDLSSRLWSDFGGDQRFTIYLRDISNLGGQGQSLELISHAEAVRISRELQAKFEGEGFRVENGVETEFESQVSISGLSDSNAELQAMSMSGLRVSHVCYAAKPNHMLIRADGRIGKCTVALASEGNVVGALAEDGTVALDPARMKFWTRGFLSGDATELGCPLMTRS, from the coding sequence ATGGAGACGTTTCAGGAAAGACTGAACAAGCGGTTGGAGCTTACGATCATGCCAACCGAGAAGTGCAACTTCCGATGTGTGTACTGCTATGAGGATTTCGAGATCGGTCGCATGAGGGCTCCAACGATCAAAGGGATCAAGGCGCTTGTTCGACGGCGGGTGGAGGAGCATGGATTGAAGGAACTCCGTGTCGAGTGGTTCGGGGGTGAGCCACTTCTTGCAAAGATGGTGGTTCTGGAGCTTTCAAGGGCATTTCATGCCCATCACTCGTCGGGGGCTCTGGATCTGCTCGATTGCAGCATGACGACGAACGGGTATGAGCTGACACCTGAACTCTTCAATGAGCTTGTAGGCCTGGGTGTGAACTTCTTCCAGATTTCGCTTGATGGAGACGCATCTGCCCACGACGTGACTCGCCGATATGCATCGGGAGCAGGAACTTTTCAACGAATCTATGAGAACCTGCTCGCAATGAGGGAGTCTCCGCTGATTTTCACGGTGATGTTGCGTGTACACATCATGCCGGGAAATGAAGGGAGCCTTCGGGACCTGTCGAGTCGGCTTTGGAGTGATTTCGGCGGTGATCAAAGATTCACGATCTATCTGCGCGATATCTCGAACCTGGGCGGGCAAGGGCAATCGCTGGAGTTGATCAGCCATGCCGAGGCGGTGAGGATTTCGAGGGAACTGCAAGCGAAATTTGAGGGCGAAGGGTTCAGGGTCGAGAATGGGGTCGAGACGGAGTTCGAAAGCCAAGTATCAATCTCGGGGCTCTCGGATTCAAATGCGGAACTCCAGGCCATGAGCATGTCGGGACTGCGAGTCAGTCATGTCTGTTATGCGGCCAAGCCCAACCATATGCTGATCAGAGCCGATGGTCGCATAGGGAAGTGTACCGTCGCGTTAGCAAGCGAAGGGAACGTGGTGGGCGCGCTGGCGGAAGACGGGACGGTGGCCTTGGACCCAGCGAGGATGAAATTCTGGACGCGCGGATTTCTCTCTGGCGACGCGACGGAGCTTGGCTGCCCACTCATGACGCGTAGTTGA
- a CDS encoding cold-shock protein has protein sequence MKMHGLAAAAVCIEVIGAMWVEWPEPAGDQVWAYQKLRPADYRLLHSDALGFVTAKAHDGFELHARHAGATSFEIRCKGVLVMDVENAPSRVLIRMPADARWRAPDIERLRISFERWLDLHQSQGRLLVESAGHSWVEARFGRFNGLVLDEQRCLLGSPGHRQAVPTNHVRAGVPS, from the coding sequence ATGAAGATGCATGGCCTTGCCGCTGCAGCGGTGTGCATCGAGGTGATCGGCGCGATGTGGGTGGAGTGGCCCGAGCCTGCGGGCGATCAGGTGTGGGCCTACCAGAAGCTGCGGCCGGCCGATTACCGCCTGCTGCACAGTGATGCGCTCGGCTTTGTGACCGCGAAGGCCCACGATGGCTTTGAACTGCACGCGCGCCACGCCGGGGCGACGTCCTTCGAGATCCGGTGCAAGGGCGTGCTGGTGATGGACGTGGAGAACGCGCCCTCGCGCGTGCTGATCCGCATGCCTGCCGATGCCCGCTGGCGGGCGCCGGATATCGAACGGCTGCGTATCAGCTTCGAGCGTTGGCTGGATCTGCACCAGAGCCAGGGGCGATTGCTGGTGGAAAGTGCGGGGCATTCGTGGGTTGAGGCACGGTTCGGGCGCTTCAATGGGCTGGTGCTTGATGAGCAGCGGTGTCTGCTTGGGAGCCCAGGCCACCGCCAGGCCGTTCCCACCAACCATGTCCGCGCTGGAGTGCCATCGTAG
- a CDS encoding peptidase domain-containing ABC transporter has translation MLTFWTRWKRRRVDVVLQSESTECGLACLAMVASRYDKRITLRWLRRRYMVSLRGTTVGRISQIACELGLQHRVFAGQATALRSIESECILLVDGGHFVVMQRVSPERFTLLDPAAGEIAVSFAELERRFSGALLMFTGGRRQCEEFAVEVSPWQTLASQVRQQKHRYLPIVLLAIAAEILLVVSPLYLQTIIDGLQIADAAFNPERLLVIFVAIAAARVLAVASRSMLTVKLGANIIGALSTKVFGKILSLPPAYFLRRHPADVISRLSSVHEVQEIASSKIVECSIDSIALLILLVACWFHSSLLAALAVAGVIACVLVRVFMSDDAGVACNVLASRLSSQDREVIETVRAAQTVKANGAERAREIRFRESNVGLINASTSLQRISIASSCTSDLILGLTRIAVVYMGALAVQEGSMSIGALVAVAIYVEMLGQRASSIVPKVMDIRMARTHLHRISEVLSGAEEERTPWEVAGSHRDSLSIGCRDIGFRYSIDDPWVIRGLNVNIEAGEMVAIVGPSGVGKSTLLRILTGLIPPTEGVMEIDGRGVERGQIANLRSHIGTVLQQDTLLSGTVLDNVTLGEVVNVDEAWSCLSAAGLDAFVAEQPMSLGTQVGDEGRLLSGGQQKRLLLARALYRSPKILVLDETLSQLDYEAEQQILATLLALKMTRVIVTHRVRALPEDVRVIRLG, from the coding sequence ATGTTGACTTTCTGGACGCGATGGAAACGAAGAAGGGTCGACGTGGTTCTACAGTCGGAGTCGACTGAGTGTGGCCTAGCCTGTCTGGCAATGGTCGCATCCAGATATGACAAGCGGATAACCCTTCGGTGGCTGAGGCGCCGATACATGGTTTCCCTCCGTGGTACGACAGTAGGGCGAATCTCGCAGATTGCGTGCGAGCTCGGTCTGCAGCACCGCGTATTCGCGGGTCAAGCAACAGCGCTTCGAAGCATCGAGTCGGAGTGCATCCTGCTGGTCGATGGTGGGCACTTCGTCGTCATGCAAAGAGTGAGCCCGGAGCGCTTCACGTTGCTCGACCCTGCGGCTGGTGAGATTGCAGTGTCTTTTGCCGAACTGGAGAGGCGATTCTCGGGGGCGCTGCTCATGTTCACCGGCGGGAGAAGACAGTGCGAGGAGTTCGCTGTCGAGGTCAGTCCTTGGCAGACATTGGCGTCACAAGTGCGTCAGCAGAAGCACAGGTATCTTCCAATAGTGCTGCTGGCCATTGCGGCAGAGATCCTCCTGGTTGTATCGCCCCTCTATCTCCAGACCATCATCGATGGCCTGCAGATTGCTGATGCGGCCTTCAATCCAGAGCGCCTACTGGTGATCTTCGTCGCCATCGCCGCTGCCAGGGTCTTGGCGGTGGCGTCCCGTTCCATGCTGACCGTGAAGCTCGGAGCTAACATCATCGGCGCGCTTTCGACGAAAGTCTTCGGGAAGATCCTGAGCCTTCCTCCAGCGTACTTCCTGCGTAGGCATCCCGCTGATGTTATATCCCGATTGAGTTCCGTGCACGAGGTGCAAGAGATCGCGTCCTCCAAGATCGTTGAGTGCTCGATTGACTCAATTGCGCTGCTCATTCTTCTGGTGGCGTGTTGGTTTCATAGCTCGCTGCTTGCGGCGCTGGCCGTAGCGGGAGTGATTGCCTGCGTCCTGGTGCGCGTATTCATGTCGGACGATGCGGGCGTTGCCTGCAATGTACTTGCAAGCCGGCTTTCTTCGCAGGATCGAGAAGTAATAGAGACCGTGCGCGCCGCTCAGACAGTCAAGGCCAATGGTGCGGAGCGTGCGAGGGAGATTCGATTCCGTGAAAGCAATGTTGGATTGATCAATGCGAGTACCTCGCTTCAACGGATATCCATTGCCTCGAGCTGCACGAGCGATCTGATTCTCGGCTTGACGAGGATTGCCGTCGTCTACATGGGCGCTCTTGCTGTCCAAGAAGGTTCGATGTCGATCGGTGCTCTGGTAGCGGTGGCGATCTATGTAGAGATGCTGGGCCAGCGTGCGAGTTCAATCGTACCGAAGGTCATGGACATACGGATGGCCCGAACGCACTTGCATAGAATTTCGGAAGTTCTTTCCGGGGCTGAGGAGGAGCGCACGCCATGGGAGGTGGCGGGAAGTCATCGGGATTCGCTTTCGATTGGGTGTCGGGACATCGGCTTCCGCTACTCGATTGATGACCCTTGGGTGATCAGAGGCTTGAATGTGAATATCGAGGCGGGGGAGATGGTGGCAATTGTTGGTCCGTCGGGCGTAGGTAAATCAACGTTGCTGAGAATTCTTACCGGATTGATCCCGCCAACCGAGGGCGTAATGGAGATTGATGGCCGCGGTGTGGAGCGTGGCCAGATTGCCAATCTGCGTAGCCATATCGGAACAGTGCTTCAGCAGGACACGCTGCTGTCCGGCACGGTTTTGGACAATGTAACGCTGGGTGAAGTTGTGAATGTGGATGAAGCCTGGAGCTGCCTATCCGCCGCAGGTCTGGACGCATTTGTCGCGGAGCAGCCAATGTCGCTCGGTACGCAGGTGGGGGATGAGGGGCGCCTATTGTCCGGTGGCCAGCAGAAGCGGCTTCTGCTCGCACGGGCGCTCTATCGCTCCCCCAAAATTCTTGTTCTGGATGAAACGCTGAGCCAGCTTGATTATGAAGCGGAGCAGCAGATTTTGGCCACGCTCCTGGCGCTGAAAATGACCCGTGTCATTGTCACGCACCGGGTTCGTGCCCTGCCTGAGGATGTACGTGTGATAAGGCTGGGTTGA